A segment of the Alkalispirillum mobile genome:
TGGCCGACGTGGAGGCCCACGGCCCCGAACACGTGATTTTCGCCAGCAATACCTCGTCCCTACCCATCAGCGAGATCGCCGCCGGGGCGCAGCGGCCGGAGCGGGTCATCGGCATGCACTACTTCTCGCCGGTGGAGAAAATGCCCCTGCTGGAGGTGATCGCCACCAACCGGACCGCCCCGGAGGTCATCGCCACCACCGTCGCCCTGGGCCGGGCCCAGGGCAAGTCGGTAATCGTGGTGCGCGACGGCGCCGGGTTCTACGTCAACCGCATCCTCGCCCCCTACCTCAACGAGGCCTGCCGGCTGCTGCAGGAAGGGGTGGCGATAGACCATATCGACCGCACGCTGGTGCGGTTCGGCTTCCCGGTGGGTCCCTTCGCCCTGCTGGACGAGGTGGGGCTGGACGTCACCGAGAAGGTGGCGCCCATCCTGCACCGGGCCTTCGGCGAGCGCATGACCCCGGTGGACGTGGGCGAGCGGATGCTGGCCGACGGCCGCAAGGGGCGCAAAAGCGGCAAGGGGTTCTACCGTTACGACCGCAAGCGCGGCAAGGGCGGGCGCCCTGTGGACGAGGGGGTCTACCGACTGCTGGGGGTCACACCTCACGCCGAGCTGTCGGCGGAGGAGATCATTGACCGCACTGTGTTGCCCATGATCAACGAGGCGGTGCGCTGCCGGGATGAGGGCATCATCCGCTGCGAGCGGGACGGGGATATCGGCGCGGTCTTCGGCATCGGCTTCCCGCCCTTCCGCGGGGGGCCCTTCCACTACCTGCACCGGTGCGGCGAGGGCAACGTGGCCGCGCGCCTGCAGGCCCTGGCCGAGGCCCACGGCCCGCGCTTCACCCCGGCACCCTCGCTCCAGGGGCAAGGCTGACCACCAGTCACGGTGGATCGCCACGGGCCTGTGGGCCCTCGCGATGACGGGTGGGGTGCGCAACCACGGCTTGCAGGGCCTCAATCCAGGCCAGAGAGGTGCCCTTCGAAGGCCTGCCAGTCCGCAATGGCGGCGGGCACCGGGGGGGCCTCCGGCTCATGCCCGAGCACACGGGCGAAGACCTCCGCCGGTGCCACGTGCCCGCCCTTGCGGCGGATCACCCCCTTCACCAACCCGATGGCCACCGTGCGCCCGTCGCGCACGAAGCGCTGCTCCACGTAGAACCACTTGTCGTCCCACCAGAGCATGCGGCTCCGCAACTCAAACCGCTGAAAGGGCAGCAGCGAACGGCGCCAGCGCACCATGGACGAGGCGATCACCGGCATCCAGCGCTCCCGCACCACCACCCGGCCCAGCCCGCTGCGCAGCATCAGGTCGATCCGCCCCAGATCCATCAGGGTGAGGAAGCGGCCGTTGTTCATGTGCCGGTTCAGGTCCAGATCGAAGGGCCAGACCCGCATCCGCACCACGGACTGGTCCAATGCCCCCAGCCGGGGCCGGAAGCGGGCCATCAGACTGAGCCACAGCAGGCGGAAATACAGGTTCATCGAGCGGCCTCCTCAGACTTTCAAACGAACGTATCAAACCATAACCCGAACCGCTGTTTGAAACGAAGGCTTGCCTTTCCGGCCGCCCGAGATGCTGCAAACGCACAAAATAAATCGCCCGAATCAGCAGCTTGATTCGTTTCAAACGCTTGAATGGTGGCCCTACCCTGCCTAAGCTGAAACCAGGTCGTCAAACGATCGATTAGAACGACCGAACAACAAGAGTTACATAAAAGCATGGAGGAGAACTTATGAGCCATTTCCCCAGAGCCAGGACACTGGCCGTTGCACTGCCTTGCGCCCTCGCCCTGGGCAGCGTCTCGGGCACTGCCACCGGGGCCGCCTTCGCCCTGAAGGAGCAGAGCGCCACCGCGCTGGGCAACGCCTTCGCCGGCGCCACCGCCGGCGCAGAGGACATCACCTACAGCTTCTTCAACCCCGCCGCCCTGGCCTGGGGCTCGGGTACCGAGGTCGCCCTGGTGGGCAGCTACATCCTGCCCAAGTTCGAGTACGAGTCGGACGAGCCAGCGCCCTACCCCGGCGCCAACCGGAGCAAAAGCGAGGAGGCGGCTTTCGTGCCGGTGGGCTACGCCGCCTGGAATCTGCGGGACGATATCCGCATGGGCATCGGCGTGACCGTGCCCTACGGGCTGGAGACCGACTACGACAGCGACTGGGTTGGCCGCTACGACGCCATCAACACCGACCTGATGACCGTGGACATCAACCCGAGCATCGCCTGGCGGGTGAATGAGCAGATCGCCGTGGCGGCTGGGGTCTCGGCGCAGTACGCCGACGCCAGCCTCAGCAGTGCTGTGCCGGCATTCGACTTGGCTACCGAGTCGGCCAGTCTGGACCCGGCGAGAGATGGGGAGTTGGACGTAGAGGGTGACAACTGGGCCTACGGCTTCAACCTTGGCGCCCTATTCGAACCCGTTGAGGGCACGCGAATCGGCGTGGCCTATCGCTCCCGCATCACCCATGATCTCAGTGGTGACGCCGATTTTTCCGCTCCCGAAGATGCCGCCCCGGGGATGGAACGCCAGGACCAGAGCGTCGGTGGGGAAGCGAAGCTTCGGCTCCCGGAAACGCTCAGTATCGGCATTCACCAGGACCTGAATGAGCGCTGGGCCGTTATGGCCGATGCCACCTGGACCCGCTGGAGCCGCTTCGAGGATCTCACCGTCACCTTCGACGACCCGCTGCTGCTGGGCGGCCCGGAGGGCGTGCCCAACGCTGCCGCCGACGAGTCCTCGGACGAGTACAGCTGGAACGACACCTGGTTCGTCGCCCTCGGCGCCACCTACCGCCCCAACGAACAGTGGGCCCTGCGGGCGGGGGTTGCCTACGACGAGAGCCCCGTCAGCAGCTGCTGCCGCACCCCGCGCATCCCGGACGAGGACCGCACCTGGCTGGCCTTCGGTGCCACCTTCGAGCCCAGTGACCGGGTAAAGCTGGACTTCGGCTACACCTACATCTGGCTCAAGGACGCGGACATCGAACTCAACCACGAGAACGATAACCTGCCGACGGTGGAAGGCGAGTACGAGAGCTCCGTCCAAATCCTCACCGCTTCCTTCAACTACCGGTTCTGATCACCTGCCCCAGGAAGCGGGGCCGGACAACGCCGCAGTCCGGCCCCGTTCCACTATGGTTACAAAGGCTTGCAGCAACGCCCGGCTCCGGTTTTCTGGCAGAATGCTGCAAAG
Coding sequences within it:
- a CDS encoding OmpP1/FadL family transporter; amino-acid sequence: MSHFPRARTLAVALPCALALGSVSGTATGAAFALKEQSATALGNAFAGATAGAEDITYSFFNPAALAWGSGTEVALVGSYILPKFEYESDEPAPYPGANRSKSEEAAFVPVGYAAWNLRDDIRMGIGVTVPYGLETDYDSDWVGRYDAINTDLMTVDINPSIAWRVNEQIAVAAGVSAQYADASLSSAVPAFDLATESASLDPARDGELDVEGDNWAYGFNLGALFEPVEGTRIGVAYRSRITHDLSGDADFSAPEDAAPGMERQDQSVGGEAKLRLPETLSIGIHQDLNERWAVMADATWTRWSRFEDLTVTFDDPLLLGGPEGVPNAAADESSDEYSWNDTWFVALGATYRPNEQWALRAGVAYDESPVSSCCRTPRIPDEDRTWLAFGATFEPSDRVKLDFGYTYIWLKDADIELNHENDNLPTVEGEYESSVQILTASFNYRF
- a CDS encoding thioesterase family protein; amino-acid sequence: MNLYFRLLWLSLMARFRPRLGALDQSVVRMRVWPFDLDLNRHMNNGRFLTLMDLGRIDLMLRSGLGRVVVRERWMPVIASSMVRWRRSLLPFQRFELRSRMLWWDDKWFYVEQRFVRDGRTVAIGLVKGVIRRKGGHVAPAEVFARVLGHEPEAPPVPAAIADWQAFEGHLSGLD